From a single Lolium rigidum isolate FL_2022 chromosome 7, APGP_CSIRO_Lrig_0.1, whole genome shotgun sequence genomic region:
- the LOC124674549 gene encoding uncharacterized protein LOC124674549 — MAMPWGLAAHIVDMVWALLAGWVSTCLVVANEIARAMRGGEIGPFIVG, encoded by the coding sequence ATGGCCATGCCGTGGGGGCTCGCGGCGCACATAGTGGACATGGTGTGGGCACTCCTCGCCGGGTGGGTGTCGACGTGCCTGGTAGTCGCCAACGAGATAGCCCGCGCCATGCGGGGTGGGGAGATTGGCCCCTTCATTGTGGGCTGA